From the Petrotoga sp. 9PWA.NaAc.5.4 genome, the window ATAGGCTGATTTTCTTCTATTACTTGTAATGTTACTTCTTTTAAAAATATGTTCACAGTAACAACTTTTGCTGGTTTCCCTTCATATTCTATTGTGGTATTCTCGCTTGGAACATTTTTTAAAACTTCTTTATAAAAATCGTTTTCATATTTTAAACAACATAAAAGTTTTCCGCATCTTCCAGAAATTTTTGCCGTATTTATCATCATTTGTTGAGTTTTTGCCAATTCCATTTTTATAGATGAAAAATCTCTCAAAAATCTACAACAACAAGCTTGCTGACCACACAACCCTAAGGAACCGATAATTTTTACTTCGTCTCTAATACCAACTTGTTTTAATTCTATTCTAACTTTATATTTTTTTGCCAAAATTTTTACAAATTCTCTAAAGTCAACTCTTACATCAGAACCAAAATAAATTATTAATTTCGTTTTATCAAAAGTATATCTAACCTTTAAAATCCTCATTTTTA encodes:
- a CDS encoding regulatory iron-sulfur-containing complex subunit RicT, with the protein product MIDLEAEVYGVELDRLGEIYYYSYIDGEKIKLNDYVIVQSENGFDVGRVVMGPKMMKFEEIGYEPKGIIRKLSEEDNEIVREIKQEAEKVAEYAKILVKELGLKMRILKVRYTFDKTKLIIYFGSDVRVDFREFVKILAKKYKVRIELKQVGIRDEVKIIGSLGLCGQQACCCRFLRDFSSIKMELAKTQQMMINTAKISGRCGKLLCCLKYENDFYKEVLKNVPSENTTIEYEGKPAKVVTVNIFLKEVTLQVIEENQPILVKIPFSYFNSDSKRKDGQE